A genome region from Microcella alkaliphila includes the following:
- a CDS encoding LLM class flavin-dependent oxidoreductase produces MSTTAATPPRRIRFNAFDMNCVAHQSSGLWRHPDDQSHRYTELSYWTELAQLLETGSFDGIFIADVLGTYDVYGGSNEAAIRHGAQVPVNDPILLVSAMAAVTEHLGFGVTAGTAYEHPYPFARRMTTLDHLTKGRVGWNVVTGYLPSAARNMGHDDQREHDDRYDHADEYLEVLYKLWEGSWEDDAVVRDRTSGVYTDPSKVHDIRHEGTHFTVPGIHISEPSPQRTPVIYQAGASPRGVAFAAGNAEAIFVAAPTKEVLRATVTRIRDALEAAGRDRYAARIYTLLTIITDATPAAAQAKYRDYLSYANPEGALVFMSGWMGIDLSQFPLDEPVGNVPSNAIQSVVSNFAAAAEHGAEFTVADIGRHSAIGGLGPLIVGSGVEIADELERWVAETDVDGFNLAYAVTPGTFADVVEHVIPVLRERGLYPDGYEEGTLRQKLHGRGDRLPDEHRGAHYRVSARQLA; encoded by the coding sequence ATGTCCACCACCGCTGCCACGCCTCCTCGCCGCATCCGATTCAACGCATTCGACATGAACTGCGTCGCCCACCAGTCCTCCGGGCTCTGGCGCCACCCCGACGATCAGTCGCACCGCTACACCGAGTTGTCGTACTGGACGGAGCTGGCCCAACTGCTCGAGACGGGCTCCTTCGACGGCATCTTCATCGCCGACGTCCTGGGCACGTATGACGTGTACGGCGGGTCGAATGAGGCGGCGATTCGCCACGGCGCTCAAGTGCCGGTCAACGACCCGATCCTGCTCGTGTCCGCGATGGCCGCGGTGACCGAGCATCTGGGATTCGGTGTGACGGCGGGAACGGCCTACGAGCATCCCTACCCGTTTGCCCGCCGGATGACGACCCTCGACCACCTGACCAAGGGGCGTGTGGGGTGGAACGTCGTCACGGGCTATCTGCCGAGTGCTGCACGCAACATGGGGCACGACGACCAGCGCGAGCACGACGATCGCTACGACCACGCCGATGAGTACCTAGAGGTGCTGTACAAGCTGTGGGAGGGCTCGTGGGAGGACGATGCCGTTGTTCGCGATCGGACCAGCGGGGTGTACACCGACCCCTCGAAGGTGCACGACATACGTCACGAGGGGACGCACTTCACGGTTCCCGGCATTCACATTTCTGAGCCGAGCCCGCAGCGCACACCCGTCATCTACCAGGCCGGCGCGAGCCCCCGCGGAGTCGCGTTCGCCGCCGGCAACGCTGAAGCGATTTTCGTCGCCGCCCCGACGAAGGAGGTACTGCGGGCGACCGTCACGCGGATCCGAGACGCGTTGGAGGCGGCGGGTCGCGATCGCTACGCGGCGCGGATCTACACCCTGCTGACGATCATCACGGACGCCACTCCCGCCGCAGCGCAGGCGAAGTACCGTGACTACCTGTCGTACGCGAACCCCGAAGGCGCTCTCGTTTTCATGTCCGGCTGGATGGGAATCGACCTCTCGCAGTTCCCACTGGATGAACCGGTCGGCAACGTTCCGAGTAACGCGATTCAGTCGGTCGTCTCGAACTTCGCGGCCGCGGCCGAGCACGGCGCCGAGTTCACGGTTGCCGACATCGGCCGACACAGCGCTATCGGTGGACTGGGGCCCCTCATCGTGGGTTCGGGTGTCGAGATTGCCGACGAGCTGGAGCGATGGGTGGCAGAGACCGATGTCGACGGCTTCAATCTCGCCTATGCCGTGACGCCCGGCACCTTCGCCGATGTGGTCGAGCACGTCATCCCGGTGCTGCGCGAACGCGGGCTGTACCCCGACGGCTACGAGGAGGGCACGTTGCGGCAGAAGCTACACGGCCGCGGAGATCGTCTGCCCGACGAGCACCGCGGGGCACATTACCGCGTCAGTGCTCGCCAGCTGGCGTGA